Proteins from one Hyperolius riggenbachi isolate aHypRig1 chromosome 4, aHypRig1.pri, whole genome shotgun sequence genomic window:
- the NRROS gene encoding transforming growth factor beta activator LRRC33 has translation MAIVCLWYLLYCMYLTISQWSCNADGERSLSKDGCLLVSKMADCRHLQLQSIPQDLPSITQELLLDFNRIESLSKHSLQRYRDLTNLSLKSNYLGQSLLQQDNTISITYTELKWLDLSRNNLNGDMVSALLKNVTTLEYLYLDYNVIMRLDGSVFEGLNSLIELSLQGNYIYEIEVGTFEHMKRLKTLNLAFNLLPCIEDFGLTQLQMLNLSFNHIEWFLSRESDDDFQLEKLDISHNQLFYFPLLPKRHHIQTLLLSENRMRFFTNSSFVDFLILQGNISSVITVDIWEESIPSDLSSLQILDISRNQFEYLPLGFLSNMTSLSHLKLDWNCLTSFDMSHGHISNALNTLDLSNNDLSELRINTRLQSFPQLLYFNLSQNKLQELPREIFNTMISLDTLDLSNNFIRLCCRTTDKGCLDLKNTPSIRHLGLSNCGLNLDCQSVFQGTQLTHLDISDNPLKSLHFLKDTAGTLKLLSIRNSLSLVDGLDFSDFLCLVSLDLSENSLTTFPISLTYLTLQYLDVRKNRLTSLPLTDSNKPLIRELNTVFLSKNPFDCCKLNWFNILMASNRINVPDLRDMTCNFSNTYRSVPELLESHISGCEWKSGGNLLSMVLTVPTLLTLLVALLILFLTFKQPLLKLFKKCFRTSTSY, from the exons ATGGCCATTGTGTGCCTGTGGTACTTATTGTACTGTATGTACCTGACAATATCACAGTGGAGTTGTAATGCTGATGGAGAAAGAAGTTTATCAAAAGATGGCTGCCTGCTG GTTTCCAAAATGGCAGACTGCCGACATCTACAGCTTCAATCCATTCCTCAAGATCTTCCTTCTATTACCCAGGAACTGCTTCTAGATTTTAACCGCATTGAAAGTTTAAGTAAACACTCATTGCAGAGGTATCGCGACCTAACAAATTTGAGCTTAAAATCCAACTACCTTGGCCAGTCGTTGTTACAACAGGATAACACTATCTCTATTACTTACACAGAGCTTAAATGGTTGGATCTGTCTAGAAATAATCTCAATGGAGATATGGTGAGTGCTCTTCTTAAGAATGTAACAACACTGGAGTACCTCTACCTGGATTACAATGTTATTATGCGATTGGATGGATCTGTCTTTGAAGGACTTAACTCTCTGATAGAGTTGAGCCTTCAAGGAAATTATATTTATGAGATTGAAGTAGGGACATTTGAGCATATGAAAAGACTGAAGACTTTAAACCTTGCTTTTAACCTATTGCCCTGCATTGAAGACTTTGGCCTGACACAGCTCCAGATGCTTAATTTAAGCTTCAACCATATTGAATGGTTCCTGTCACGGGAAAGTGATGATGACTTTCAACTGGAGAAACTGGACATTTCTCATAATCAGCTGTTTTACTTTCCACTTTTGCCAAAGCGCCATCATATCCAGACCCTGCTGCTTTCTGAAAATAGGATGAGGTTCTTCACCAACTCTTCCTTTGTTGACTTCCTTATACTGCAAGGCAATATAAGCAGTGTTATCACTGTAGACATATGGGAAGAGAGCATCCCAAGTGATCTTTCCAGTTTACAAATTCTAGATATAAGCAGAAACCAGTTTGAATACTTACCGCTGGGCTTTCTTTCCAACATGACCTCTTTGTCTCACCTCAAGCTTGATTGGAACTGTTTAACTTCATTTGACATGTCACATGGACACATCTCAAATGCTCTCAATACACTTGACCTCAGTAATAATGACCTGTCGGAGCTGAGGATAAATACCAGGCTACAGAGCTTTCCACAGCTACTTTATTTTAATCTTAGCCAAAACAAACTGCAGGAACTGCCCAGGGAAATATTCAATACCATGATCAGCTTAGATACCCTGGACCTGAGCAATAATTTCATTCGCTTGTGTTGCCGTACTACAGACAAAGGTTGTCTGGACCTTAAAAATACACCATCGATTAGACATCTTGGATTATCTAACTGTGGTCTAAATTTGGACTGTCAAAGTGTCTTCCAAGGAACTCAATTAACACATCTGGACATTTCAGATAATCCACTAAAAAGCCTTCACTTTTTGAAGGATACAGCCGGAACGCTAAAATTACTTTCAATCCGAAATAGCTTATCCTTAGTTGATGGACTTGATTTTTCTGATTTTCTTTGTCTAGTTTCTCTTGATCTGTCGGAAAACAGTCTCACTACATTCCCTATCTCACTGACTTATCTGACGCTCCAGTATCTGGATGTCCGAAAAAATAGGCTCACCTCATTACCCCTGACTGATAGTAATAAGCCACTCATAAGGGAACTTAACACTGTATTCTTAAGCAAAAACCCATTTGACTGCTGTAAGCTGAACTGGTTTAATATACTTATGGCATCTAACAGAATCAATGTCCCTGACCTCCGAGATATGACTTGCAACTTCTCCAATACCTATAGGTCTGTTCCAGAGCTGCTTGAATCTCATATCAGTGGTTGTGAGTGGAAGTCTGGTGGCAACTTGTTGTCTATGGTTCTCACTGTTCCCACCTTGCTAACATTATTGGTAGCACTCCTAATTCTGTTTCTTACATTTAAGCAACCACTACTAAAACTGTTCAAAAAATGCTTTAGGACATCCACTAGCTACTGA